In one window of Streptomyces sp. FXJ1.172 DNA:
- a CDS encoding ABC transporter substrate-binding protein, translated as MITSATLFLTACGSGSSGPGGTDASGVAAKSGEVPTTDVVSAEKKDEAAARLLPAGTTSLTVAISVGGTPPGTTYLSDGRTLTGQDVDFTKAVAKVLGIRLKVEQASFEAILPALDSGKYDFGASNFGVTDERRRTIDFVTYVNDGQGFAARKDSKLSRITGLGQLCGLNVATGAGTTFEATLEENKHVCTDAGKKAYQVQTYADPSAMWSSVQQDRSDVVMSTINGLRYAVAHQPGLKFLNEYHRLDVGFAFKKGTELAPAFRAAVNRLLSDGTYERILRKWGTTGSAIKESRISPPELKG; from the coding sequence ATGATTACGTCGGCCACCCTGTTCCTCACCGCCTGCGGCTCCGGCTCGAGCGGCCCGGGCGGGACGGACGCGTCCGGGGTCGCCGCCAAGTCCGGCGAGGTGCCCACCACGGATGTCGTCTCGGCCGAGAAGAAGGACGAGGCGGCCGCGCGGCTGCTGCCCGCCGGCACCACGAGCCTCACCGTCGCGATCAGCGTCGGCGGCACCCCGCCCGGCACCACCTACCTCTCCGACGGCAGGACGCTGACCGGCCAGGACGTCGACTTCACCAAGGCGGTGGCCAAGGTCCTCGGCATCAGGCTGAAGGTGGAGCAGGCGAGTTTCGAGGCGATCCTGCCCGCCCTGGACAGCGGCAAGTACGACTTCGGCGCGAGCAACTTCGGCGTCACGGACGAGCGCCGCAGGACCATCGACTTCGTCACCTACGTCAACGACGGACAGGGTTTCGCCGCCCGCAAGGACAGCAAGCTGTCCAGGATCACCGGCCTGGGGCAGCTGTGCGGCCTGAACGTCGCGACCGGCGCCGGCACGACGTTCGAGGCCACGCTGGAGGAGAACAAGCACGTGTGCACCGACGCGGGCAAGAAGGCGTACCAGGTGCAGACGTACGCCGACCCGAGCGCGATGTGGTCCTCGGTGCAGCAGGACCGCAGTGACGTCGTGATGTCCACGATCAACGGCCTGCGCTACGCCGTGGCACACCAGCCGGGCCTGAAGTTCCTGAACGAGTACCACCGCCTGGACGTCGGCTTCGCCTTCAAGAAGGGCACGGAACTGGCCCCGGCTTTCCGGGCGGCGGTGAACAGGCTCCTGTCCGACGGCACCTACGAAAGGATCCTCCGGAAGTGGGGCACGACGGGCTCAGCGATCAAGGAGTCCCGGATCAGCCCGCCGGAACTGAAGGGCTAA
- a CDS encoding amino acid ABC transporter permease, protein MSSDTLAKAPAAPGTPGPADIPRIVPRRRYGQWAAAAAVLVLLAFAANSVARNQAFQWGVVADYFTTDSILRGLWLTLWLTAVVMVLAFALGALLAAFRLSANPVLRAVSWGYVWLFRSIPILVQLLLWFNIGALYPQVFGVKTVNLLTPVAVAIVGLTLHEAAFAAEVVRAGVLSVERGQIEAAQALGLSRWRRRRRIVLPQAMRSIVPPAGNMLIGTLKGTSIVSVIAVNDLLFSAQLIYHRTYQVIPLLMVATLWYAVVTSLLGIGQAYVEKHYARGTERAR, encoded by the coding sequence ATGTCATCCGACACCCTCGCCAAAGCCCCCGCCGCCCCCGGGACACCCGGGCCCGCGGACATCCCCCGGATCGTCCCGCGGCGCCGGTACGGACAGTGGGCCGCCGCCGCTGCCGTCCTCGTCCTGCTGGCCTTCGCGGCCAACTCCGTCGCGCGCAACCAGGCGTTCCAATGGGGCGTCGTCGCCGACTACTTCACCACCGACTCCATCCTGCGCGGACTGTGGCTCACGCTGTGGCTGACCGCCGTGGTCATGGTCCTCGCCTTCGCTCTCGGCGCCCTGCTCGCCGCCTTCCGGCTGTCCGCCAACCCCGTGCTGCGCGCGGTCAGCTGGGGCTACGTCTGGCTGTTCAGGTCGATCCCGATCCTGGTGCAGCTGCTGCTGTGGTTCAACATCGGTGCGCTGTACCCGCAGGTGTTCGGCGTCAAGACCGTCAACCTGCTCACCCCGGTCGCCGTCGCGATCGTCGGACTCACCCTGCACGAGGCCGCCTTCGCCGCCGAGGTGGTGCGGGCCGGCGTCCTCTCCGTGGAGCGCGGGCAGATCGAGGCCGCCCAGGCGCTCGGCCTGAGCCGGTGGCGGCGCCGGCGCCGGATCGTCCTGCCGCAGGCGATGCGCTCCATCGTGCCGCCCGCCGGCAACATGCTGATCGGCACCCTCAAGGGCACCTCGATCGTCAGCGTCATCGCCGTCAACGACCTTCTGTTCTCCGCCCAGTTGATCTACCACCGCACCTACCAGGTCATCCCCCTGCTGATGGTCGCGACCCTCTGGTACGCCGTCGTCACCTCGCTGCTCGGCATCGGTCAGGCTTACGTCGAGAAGCACTACGCGCGCGGCACGGAGCGTGCCCGGTGA
- a CDS encoding FAD/NAD(P)-binding protein, with protein MRPQLVIVGAGPRGTGLLERIAANAPELYAGTGLDIHLVDPHPPGGGRIWREEQSPLLWMNSHAEDVTMFTDETVAMDGPVREGPTLHEWAGLHGGTFAGRQLQGRYLRWVYERALAALPEGITVHHHSRRALRVSGPREGRQQVWLEGRPRPLLADLVILALGHLDAELPDEQAELAAYAREHGLVHLPPDFTADTDLSPLRPGEPVLVRGFGLAFVDLMVLLTEGRGGRYEGDTYVPSGREPVLYVGSRRGVPYHSKIGYDWSGDRPPLPRFFGPAEVEGLLARPAGFDFRRDVWPLVEKELGFAHYHRLFTAHPERTAMAWAGFEEKYTAADGPAETRALVGAAVPDPADRLDLAALDHPLEGVRYASHEAFQDGLRAYVENDLNRRHDPSYSADFAVFLGLLSVYGQIVRLGNAGSWWHGFFSYLASGPPGPRLRQMLALSRAGLLRFVGAGMTVTAEDGVFRAASPTVPGFCVEARALVEARLPAPTVGRARDDLLRDLHADGAAETADGLLRVDPGDGRVLDGAGRPHPRRFALGPYTDARTPGAFTRPRTGGPAFRQNDATARTALVFLRGLSGRAAA; from the coding sequence GTGAGGCCGCAGCTGGTGATCGTGGGAGCCGGGCCGCGGGGGACCGGACTCCTCGAGCGCATCGCCGCCAACGCGCCCGAGCTGTACGCCGGTACGGGCCTGGACATCCATCTGGTCGACCCGCACCCGCCGGGCGGCGGGCGCATCTGGCGCGAGGAGCAGTCGCCGCTGCTGTGGATGAACTCGCACGCCGAGGACGTCACCATGTTCACCGACGAGACGGTGGCCATGGACGGCCCGGTGCGCGAGGGCCCCACCCTGCACGAATGGGCCGGACTGCACGGCGGCACCTTCGCCGGCCGGCAGCTTCAGGGCCGCTATCTGCGCTGGGTGTACGAGCGCGCGCTGGCCGCACTGCCCGAGGGCATCACCGTGCACCACCATTCCCGGCGCGCCCTCAGGGTCAGCGGTCCGCGCGAGGGCCGTCAGCAGGTGTGGCTGGAGGGCCGCCCACGCCCCCTCCTCGCCGACCTGGTGATCCTCGCCCTCGGCCATCTCGACGCCGAACTCCCCGACGAGCAGGCGGAGTTGGCCGCCTATGCCCGCGAGCACGGGCTGGTGCACCTGCCGCCCGACTTCACCGCCGACACCGACCTGTCCCCGTTGCGGCCCGGCGAACCCGTGCTCGTGCGCGGCTTCGGGCTGGCCTTCGTCGACCTGATGGTGCTGCTGACCGAGGGGCGCGGCGGGCGCTACGAGGGGGACACCTACGTCCCCTCGGGGCGCGAGCCGGTGCTGTACGTCGGCTCGCGGCGCGGGGTGCCGTACCACTCGAAGATCGGCTACGACTGGAGCGGCGACCGGCCCCCGCTGCCCCGCTTCTTCGGCCCCGCCGAGGTCGAGGGGCTGCTGGCCCGGCCGGCCGGCTTCGACTTCCGGCGCGATGTGTGGCCGCTGGTGGAAAAGGAGCTGGGCTTCGCCCACTACCACCGGCTGTTCACGGCCCACCCGGAACGCACGGCGATGGCCTGGGCCGGCTTCGAGGAGAAGTACACGGCCGCGGACGGCCCCGCCGAGACCCGGGCGCTGGTCGGCGCCGCCGTACCCGACCCGGCCGACCGGCTCGACCTCGCCGCGCTCGACCACCCGCTGGAGGGGGTGCGGTACGCCTCGCACGAGGCGTTCCAGGACGGCCTGCGCGCCTATGTCGAGAACGACCTGAACCGGCGTCATGACCCCTCGTACAGTGCCGACTTCGCGGTGTTCCTCGGACTGCTGTCCGTCTACGGGCAGATCGTGCGGCTCGGGAACGCCGGGTCCTGGTGGCACGGGTTCTTCAGCTATCTGGCGTCCGGACCACCCGGACCCCGGCTGCGGCAGATGCTCGCGCTGTCCCGGGCCGGGCTGCTCAGGTTCGTCGGCGCCGGCATGACCGTCACCGCCGAGGACGGGGTGTTCCGGGCCGCCAGCCCCACCGTGCCGGGCTTTTGCGTCGAGGCCCGGGCGCTGGTCGAGGCCCGGCTGCCCGCGCCCACCGTCGGGCGGGCCCGCGACGACCTGCTGCGCGACCTGCACGCCGACGGGGCCGCCGAGACCGCCGACGGGCTGCTGCGGGTCGACCCCGGCGACGGCCGCGTCCTCGACGGAGCCGGGCGCCCGCATCCCCGGCGCTTCGCGCTCGGCCCGTACACCGACGCCCGCACCCCCGGCGCCTTCACCCGGCCGCGCACCGGCGGGCCCGCCTTCCGGCAGAACGACGCCACCGCCCGGACGGCGCTGGTCTTCCTGCGCGGCCTGTCCGGCCGGGCCGCCGCCTGA
- a CDS encoding amino acid ABC transporter ATP-binding protein: MSVMVDISSVHKSFGSLEVLRGIDLTVRAGEVTVVLGPSGSGKSTLLRTINHLEKVDRGEISVDGTLMGYRRAGNKLYELPEREVLRQRTRIGFVFQNFNLFPHLTVLDNVVEAPVSALRRPRKEAVEQARRLLARVGLGDKADVYPRRLSGGQQQRVAIARALALEPRLLLFDEPTSALDPELVGEVLDVMKDLAGQGTTMIVVTHEIAFAREVADTVVFMADGRIVEQGPPGEVLDRPRHERTRAFLSKVL; this comes from the coding sequence ATGAGTGTCATGGTGGACATCAGCTCCGTGCACAAGAGCTTCGGCTCGCTCGAGGTCCTCAGAGGCATCGATCTGACGGTGCGCGCCGGTGAGGTCACCGTCGTGCTCGGCCCCTCCGGCTCCGGCAAGTCGACGCTGCTGCGCACCATCAACCACCTGGAGAAGGTGGACCGGGGCGAGATCAGCGTGGACGGCACGCTGATGGGGTACCGGCGCGCCGGGAACAAGCTGTACGAGCTGCCCGAGCGCGAGGTGCTCCGGCAGCGCACCCGGATCGGCTTCGTCTTCCAGAACTTCAACCTCTTCCCGCACCTCACGGTCCTCGACAACGTCGTCGAGGCGCCCGTCTCCGCGCTGCGACGGCCCCGCAAGGAGGCGGTGGAGCAGGCGCGCCGGCTGCTGGCACGGGTGGGGCTCGGCGACAAGGCGGACGTCTATCCGCGGCGGCTGTCCGGCGGGCAGCAGCAGCGGGTGGCCATCGCCCGGGCACTCGCGCTGGAGCCGAGGCTGCTGCTGTTCGACGAGCCGACCTCGGCGCTCGATCCCGAGCTGGTCGGTGAAGTCCTCGATGTCATGAAGGACTTGGCCGGCCAGGGCACGACGATGATCGTCGTCACGCACGAGATCGCGTTCGCCCGGGAGGTCGCCGACACGGTGGTGTTCATGGCCGACGGAAGGATCGTCGAACAGGGGCCGCCGGGCGAGGTGCTGGACCGGCCGCGGCACGAGCGGACACGGGCGTTTCTTTCGAAGGTGCTGTGA
- a CDS encoding LLM class flavin-dependent oxidoreductase yields the protein MSGRYARGLLHLAAGIDQAGSFDAGSYLELALLAERGGLDFVTLDDARGGLGPDALGVLCRVAPATRRLGLVPAVTATRTESGRARAAVATLDWVSRGRAGWRIDVSAEVWDGWEPPQGRPVRVADATEDHGRTVAARYADVALVRAATAERAAAVRGELRRLAAESGRGPDALRVLVSLLIDLGDGEYAAEPVHGGGGLRPTARGPLYRGGPVDLADLLAGWHADGAADGFHLVPVEPRRDLERLVNGTVALLQHRGLFRTFYPGSTLRDHLGLARPAHRYAVTGGTS from the coding sequence GTGAGCGGGCGGTATGCCCGGGGGCTGCTCCATCTCGCCGCCGGTATCGATCAGGCGGGTTCCTTCGACGCCGGCTCCTACCTCGAGCTGGCCCTGCTCGCCGAGCGCGGCGGGCTGGACTTCGTGACGCTGGACGACGCCCGCGGCGGGCTCGGGCCCGACGCGCTCGGAGTGCTGTGCCGGGTGGCGCCCGCGACCAGGCGGCTCGGCCTCGTCCCGGCGGTCACCGCCACCCGCACCGAGTCCGGCCGGGCGCGGGCCGCTGTGGCGACGCTGGACTGGGTCAGCCGCGGCCGGGCCGGGTGGCGGATCGACGTGTCCGCCGAGGTGTGGGACGGCTGGGAACCGCCGCAGGGCCGTCCCGTCCGCGTGGCCGACGCCACCGAGGACCACGGCCGAACCGTCGCCGCCCGGTACGCGGACGTGGCCCTGGTGCGCGCCGCCACCGCGGAGCGGGCCGCCGCAGTCCGCGGCGAACTGCGCCGGCTGGCGGCCGAGTCGGGGCGCGGGCCGGATGCACTGCGGGTCCTGGTGAGCCTGCTGATCGACCTCGGCGACGGGGAGTACGCGGCCGAGCCCGTACACGGCGGGGGAGGGCTCCGGCCGACCGCGCGGGGCCCGCTGTACCGGGGCGGTCCGGTCGACCTCGCGGACCTGCTCGCCGGCTGGCACGCCGACGGTGCCGCCGACGGCTTCCATCTCGTGCCCGTGGAGCCGCGCCGTGACCTGGAACGGCTCGTCAACGGCACGGTGGCACTGCTCCAGCACCGCGGCCTGTTCCGCACCTTCTACCCGGGCAGCACCCTGCGCGACCACCTCGGCCTGGCCCGGCCCGCCCACCGGTACGCCGTGACAGGGGGAACGTCATGA
- a CDS encoding LLM class flavin-dependent oxidoreductase: protein MTVRRRQVHLAVRVPAADGTADADVSASSASSDSSGLSGFSGFERLARVAERGLFDFLLVDAGPEGRPEPIALLNALAGVTARVGLAAVEGTGGEPYELARRLATLDHLSGGRAGWPGSGWTADGVPDGSGPARCPQGRPVVIRTGEDEGALEAAAATADVIVVPHRSLAASRARYADVKRRLVAHGRAPQELKVMAGVRAGVRAGPGDAAGAVAAELHSYVREEAADGFLLLVPGAAELEEFVDRVVPLLQARGAFRRKYTGTTLRSHLGADVFGADI, encoded by the coding sequence ATGACCGTACGGCGGCGGCAGGTGCACCTGGCCGTGCGGGTACCGGCCGCCGACGGCACCGCCGACGCCGATGTCTCTGCTTCCTCCGCTTCCTCTGATTCCTCTGGTCTCTCTGGTTTCTCCGGTTTCGAGCGTCTCGCCCGCGTCGCCGAGCGCGGGCTGTTCGACTTTCTGCTGGTCGACGCGGGCCCGGAGGGCCGGCCGGAGCCGATCGCCCTGCTGAACGCGCTCGCCGGGGTCACCGCCCGGGTGGGGCTCGCCGCCGTGGAAGGCACCGGTGGCGAACCGTACGAACTCGCCCGCAGGCTCGCCACCTTGGATCATCTCAGCGGGGGGCGGGCGGGATGGCCGGGGAGTGGCTGGACGGCCGACGGGGTGCCGGACGGGTCCGGGCCGGCGCGCTGCCCGCAGGGGCGGCCCGTGGTGATCCGGACGGGGGAGGACGAGGGGGCTCTCGAGGCGGCCGCGGCCACGGCCGATGTGATCGTCGTGCCGCACCGGTCCTTGGCTGCGTCCCGCGCCCGGTACGCCGACGTCAAGCGGCGGCTCGTGGCGCACGGCCGTGCGCCGCAGGAGCTGAAGGTCATGGCCGGGGTGCGGGCGGGGGTGCGGGCCGGCCCCGGGGACGCCGCCGGGGCCGTCGCCGCCGAGCTGCACTCCTATGTCCGCGAGGAGGCAGCCGACGGGTTCCTGCTCCTCGTCCCCGGGGCGGCGGAGCTGGAGGAGTTCGTGGACCGGGTGGTGCCGCTGCTTCAGGCACGTGGCGCGTTCCGCAGGAAGTACACGGGGACCACGCTTCGGTCGCATCTCGGGGCCGACGTCTTCGGGGCTGACATCTGA
- a CDS encoding DUF1684 domain-containing protein: MADAHDAWKQWHERRVEAVSAPYGPLALTATHWVEDYPEGRLPDIPGIWVADDDGIVLTTTDAEGLTVDGRSFSGGIRLAADLGPEAGSRVAFGAKRLVVLVREGVWGVRVFDPASAGRRAFGGIEATPYDPRWSVPGRFTPYDGTRTVRVGNADGRERGLALAGELAFVLAGHELTLQVARQGDGALWAVFADATSGDTSFRFRFLHPAAPDAEGRATVDFNRAQLPPCAFADHFICPFPPPGNALDLAVEAGERGVR; the protein is encoded by the coding sequence ATGGCTGACGCCCACGACGCGTGGAAGCAGTGGCACGAGCGGCGTGTGGAGGCCGTCTCGGCGCCCTACGGGCCGCTCGCGCTGACCGCCACGCACTGGGTCGAGGACTATCCGGAGGGGCGACTTCCGGACATTCCCGGGATCTGGGTGGCGGACGATGACGGGATCGTCCTCACCACCACCGACGCCGAGGGGCTGACCGTGGACGGCCGGTCCTTCTCCGGTGGGATCCGCCTCGCCGCCGACCTCGGACCGGAGGCCGGATCCCGCGTCGCCTTCGGCGCGAAGCGGCTGGTGGTGCTGGTGCGTGAAGGGGTCTGGGGGGTGCGGGTCTTCGATCCCGCGTCCGCGGGCCGGCGCGCCTTCGGCGGCATCGAGGCCACCCCCTACGATCCGCGCTGGTCGGTGCCGGGGCGGTTCACACCGTACGACGGCACGCGCACCGTGCGGGTCGGCAACGCGGACGGGCGGGAGCGGGGGCTCGCCCTCGCCGGCGAGCTGGCCTTCGTCCTGGCCGGGCACGAGCTGACGCTTCAGGTCGCGCGGCAGGGCGACGGGGCGCTGTGGGCGGTGTTCGCCGACGCCACCAGCGGTGACACCAGCTTCCGGTTCCGTTTCCTCCATCCGGCCGCGCCGGACGCCGAGGGCCGTGCGACCGTCGACTTCAACCGTGCCCAACTCCCGCCCTGCGCCTTCGCCGACCACTTCATCTGCCCCTTCCCGCCGCCCGGCAACGCGCTGGACCTGGCCGTCGAGGCGGGGGAGCGCGGGGTGAGGTGA
- a CDS encoding S1 family peptidase — translation MRIKRTTPRSGTARRTRLTAVATGLLAAAAFAAPTANASDAHTFSATQLTRASDSVRQADVPGTAWAVDSRTGRVVVTADSTVSQAGIARIKRQAGAEAGALTIKHTPGRFNKLITGGDAIYGGAYRCSLGFNVHSGSTYYFLTAGHCGQVASTWYSNSSHSTVLGTNVGYSFPGNDFALVRYTNSSIAHPSSVGSQSITSAATPSVGTTVYRRGSTTGTHSGRVTALNATVNYGSGDIVSGLIQTTVCAEGGDSGGPLYAGSVAYGLTSGGSGDCTSGGTTFFQPVTEALSYYGVTLP, via the coding sequence GTGAGGATCAAGCGCACCACTCCCCGCAGCGGCACTGCCAGACGGACCCGGCTGACCGCCGTGGCCACCGGCCTCCTCGCCGCGGCTGCGTTCGCCGCCCCCACCGCGAACGCCAGCGACGCCCACACGTTCAGCGCGACCCAGCTCACCAGGGCGAGCGACTCCGTCCGCCAGGCCGACGTACCCGGTACGGCCTGGGCGGTGGACAGCAGGACCGGGCGTGTCGTGGTCACCGCCGACAGCACCGTGTCCCAGGCCGGGATCGCCAGGATCAAGCGGCAGGCCGGTGCCGAGGCGGGCGCGCTCACCATCAAGCACACGCCCGGCAGGTTCAACAAGCTGATCACCGGTGGTGACGCCATCTACGGCGGCGCCTACCGCTGCTCGCTCGGCTTCAACGTGCACAGCGGCAGCACGTACTACTTCCTCACCGCGGGTCACTGCGGACAGGTGGCCTCCACCTGGTACAGCAACTCCAGCCACAGCACGGTGCTCGGCACCAACGTCGGCTACAGCTTCCCGGGCAACGACTTCGCGTTGGTGCGCTACACCAACTCCTCGATCGCACACCCGAGTTCGGTGGGCAGCCAGTCCATCACGAGCGCGGCTACGCCGTCCGTGGGAACCACCGTCTACCGGCGTGGTTCCACCACCGGTACGCACAGCGGACGGGTCACCGCGCTGAACGCCACCGTCAACTACGGCAGCGGGGACATCGTCTCCGGGCTGATTCAGACCACGGTCTGCGCCGAGGGCGGTGACAGCGGCGGTCCGCTGTACGCCGGGTCCGTGGCGTACGGGCTGACCTCTGGTGGCAGTGGTGACTGCACCTCCGGCGGTACGACCTTCTTCCAGCCGGTCACCGAGGCGCTGAGCTACTACGGGGTGACGCTGCCGTAG